The following proteins are encoded in a genomic region of Methanoculleus bourgensis MS2:
- the gatA gene encoding Asp-tRNA(Asn)/Glu-tRNA(Gln) amidotransferase subunit GatA, protein MAGTLNFSPDDRYNAFITTCREAPFGDGALAGVAIAVKDNISTAGIRTTCASRILEGYVPPYDAHVVELLRREGAAIVGKTNMDEFGMGSTTETSAFGPTQNPVDPSRVPGGSSGGSAAAVAAGLVPMALGTDTGGSIRCPAAFCGIVGFKPTYGRVSRYGLIAYANSLEQIGPMARTVEDVSRLMSVIARYDPRDSTMLDRPYDHQPSANISGLQVGVPEEYFGEGVDERVAENVRDAIGILEDLGATTVPVSIPGMRYALAAYYVICTSEASSNLARFDGVRYGPAVDTRKTWHEAYQDLRQANFGAEVRRRIMLGTFTLSAGYTGRYYAKAQVARRNIARDFERAFCDVDIIAGPTMPTVAFRLGEKNDPLSLYLADILTAPANLAGIPAISVPCGRVDGLPVGLQLMGRQFEDERVIDTAFAYEQEVRA, encoded by the coding sequence GTGGCGGGAACCCTGAACTTCTCGCCCGACGACCGCTACAACGCCTTCATCACCACCTGCCGCGAGGCACCGTTCGGTGATGGTGCGCTCGCCGGCGTCGCCATCGCGGTCAAGGACAACATCTCCACGGCAGGTATCCGGACAACCTGTGCGTCCCGGATCCTCGAGGGCTACGTCCCGCCGTACGATGCCCACGTTGTGGAACTCCTCCGGAGGGAGGGGGCCGCGATCGTCGGCAAGACCAACATGGACGAGTTCGGCATGGGCTCGACCACCGAGACGAGCGCGTTCGGCCCCACCCAAAACCCGGTCGACCCATCAAGGGTGCCGGGCGGCTCCTCGGGCGGGAGCGCCGCTGCGGTCGCCGCAGGCCTCGTCCCGATGGCGCTCGGCACCGACACGGGCGGCTCGATCCGGTGCCCCGCGGCGTTCTGCGGGATCGTGGGGTTCAAACCCACCTACGGCCGGGTCTCCCGCTACGGTCTCATCGCCTACGCAAACTCCCTTGAGCAGATCGGACCGATGGCACGGACGGTCGAGGATGTATCAAGGCTCATGTCGGTGATCGCGCGCTACGACCCCCGCGACTCGACGATGCTCGATCGGCCGTACGATCACCAGCCTTCAGCAAATATCAGCGGCCTGCAGGTCGGGGTACCTGAAGAGTACTTCGGCGAGGGGGTGGACGAGCGCGTCGCAGAGAACGTCAGGGATGCCATCGGCATCCTCGAGGACCTCGGGGCCACCACGGTCCCGGTGAGCATCCCCGGCATGCGGTATGCGCTTGCGGCCTACTACGTCATCTGCACGAGCGAGGCCTCCTCAAACCTCGCGCGGTTCGATGGCGTCCGTTACGGCCCGGCGGTCGATACCAGAAAGACCTGGCACGAGGCCTACCAGGATCTGCGACAGGCGAACTTTGGGGCCGAAGTCAGGCGCCGTATCATGCTCGGGACCTTCACCCTCTCGGCCGGCTACACCGGCAGGTACTACGCGAAGGCCCAGGTGGCCCGCCGGAATATCGCCCGGGACTTCGAACGGGCGTTTTGCGATGTCGATATCATCGCCGGCCCGACGATGCCGACCGTAGCCTTCCGTCTCGGCGAGAAGAACGATCCCCTCTCGCTCTACCTCGCCGATATCCTCACGGCGCCCGCGAACCTCGCAGGAATCCCGGCGATATCGGTCCCGTGCGGCAGGGTGGACGGGCTCCCCGTGGGCCTCCAACTGATGGGCAGGCAGTTTGAGGACGAACGTGTCATTGATACCGCCTTCGCCTACGAGCAGGAGGTGAGGGCATGA
- the gatC gene encoding Asp-tRNA(Asn)/Glu-tRNA(Gln) amidotransferase subunit GatC, giving the protein MITESDIEHIAELADIGISKDEVPEFTLQFNAILEYFEVLDSVEGEGAPAAGTTNVFREDEPRPSLPQEAVLANAGSTENGFIKAPRVM; this is encoded by the coding sequence ATGATTACTGAGAGCGATATTGAGCATATAGCAGAACTTGCGGATATCGGCATATCGAAAGACGAGGTGCCGGAATTCACCCTTCAGTTCAACGCGATCCTGGAATACTTCGAGGTTCTCGACAGCGTGGAGGGCGAGGGCGCCCCCGCCGCCGGGACCACCAATGTCTTCAGGGAGGACGAGCCCCGGCCCAGCCTCCCGCAGGAGGCGGTCCTCGCAAACGCAGGGTCGACCGAGAACGGGTTCATCAAGGCGCCGAGGGTGATGTGA
- a CDS encoding asparagine synthase C-terminal domain-containing protein — protein sequence MNLKGWIELDGVRLSPADVERMLKEGPEPLKRCGGEFLLTWDDCTARDAFGIMPGPVPPGAVCCGGRAVARIAPDPPSCTLEEAIITAVDLRSDEGVVAFSGGVDSGLIAGLADLPCVAVGIEGSHDIIWATKAALMMKLDLEVVTPTEEEVVEALARVVRVIPDPANPVEASIATTLFFVAARARELGHTRILAGQGADELFGGYARYLSSPDLAAELERDVVDHKRQRARDQAVAALHGTYFSMPYLDIRVVRAAQAIPSGEKVCGGGAKTPPPGGRRTSYPR from the coding sequence ATGAACCTCAAGGGCTGGATCGAACTCGACGGGGTGCGGCTCTCCCCCGCCGACGTGGAGCGGATGCTCAAAGAGGGGCCTGAGCCCCTCAAGAGATGCGGCGGCGAGTTCCTGCTCACCTGGGACGACTGCACCGCCCGCGACGCCTTCGGGATCATGCCCGGCCCGGTCCCCCCGGGGGCCGTCTGCTGCGGCGGGCGGGCGGTAGCCCGGATAGCCCCTGATCCCCCATCCTGCACGCTCGAGGAGGCGATCATCACCGCGGTCGACCTCAGGAGCGACGAAGGGGTGGTGGCGTTCTCAGGCGGGGTGGACTCAGGCCTCATCGCCGGGCTTGCCGATCTCCCCTGCGTGGCGGTAGGGATCGAGGGGTCGCACGACATCATATGGGCGACGAAGGCCGCCCTGATGATGAAACTTGACCTCGAGGTCGTCACCCCGACAGAAGAGGAGGTCGTAGAAGCGCTTGCCCGGGTGGTCAGGGTGATCCCGGACCCGGCAAACCCGGTCGAGGCCTCGATCGCGACGACCCTCTTCTTCGTCGCCGCCCGGGCGCGGGAGCTCGGGCATACCCGGATCCTCGCCGGGCAGGGGGCGGACGAGCTCTTCGGCGGCTACGCCCGCTACCTCTCCTCCCCTGACCTCGCGGCAGAACTCGAGCGGGACGTTGTGGACCACAAGCGCCAGAGGGCGCGGGACCAGGCGGTGGCGGCGCTCCACGGGACGTACTTCTCGATGCCCTACCTCGACATCCGGGTGGTGCGCGCCGCACAGGCGATCCCGTCCGGTGAGAAGGTGTGCGGGGGGGGTGCGAAAACGCCCCCTCCGGGCGGTCGCAGAACGTCATATCCCCGCTGA
- a CDS encoding nucleoside recognition domain-containing protein produces MSVISYAVNAVLLVTIGIVVANILAETGIFSRLSAFTAPLCRASGLSDACILSIIAMGVNATAGKSMLAGYYHDGKVTEREVIPVLIMGAFPVVLGESLFRVQLPAALVLLGPVIGGIYTGLNLFSSGIQALFALLYSRRFLAGPPGRAPVPVPAAPAAALALNREVVIAGCRKAVPTLRRVVPVTLAALIIFSLLSATGVMDLIAAAFDPVLRAVGLPGESAAALVAQFVHFSAGYAIVASLLSGGVLTTGTALATLVLGSMVVITLIYIKYSVPLYLSLFGRFGVRVALVTYAASMAAKVVTVALVMVLF; encoded by the coding sequence ATGTCGGTGATCTCCTACGCGGTAAACGCCGTCCTGCTGGTAACCATAGGCATCGTCGTCGCAAACATCCTCGCCGAGACCGGGATCTTCTCCCGGCTCTCGGCGTTCACCGCCCCCCTCTGCAGGGCATCGGGCCTCTCGGACGCATGCATCCTCTCGATCATCGCAATGGGGGTCAACGCCACGGCGGGCAAGTCGATGCTCGCCGGCTACTACCATGACGGGAAGGTGACGGAGCGGGAGGTGATCCCGGTCCTCATCATGGGCGCCTTCCCGGTGGTCCTCGGGGAGTCGCTCTTCAGGGTCCAGCTCCCCGCGGCGCTGGTCCTCCTCGGCCCCGTCATCGGGGGGATCTACACCGGGTTGAACCTCTTCTCAAGCGGCATCCAGGCGCTCTTTGCCCTCCTCTACAGCCGCCGGTTCCTCGCAGGGCCCCCCGGGCGCGCGCCGGTCCCGGTCCCTGCTGCCCCCGCGGCCGCGCTCGCGCTCAACCGGGAGGTTGTCATCGCTGGGTGCAGGAAGGCGGTCCCGACGCTCCGGCGGGTCGTCCCCGTCACCCTGGCCGCGCTGATCATCTTCTCCCTCCTCTCCGCAACCGGGGTCATGGACCTGATCGCCGCCGCGTTCGATCCGGTCCTCAGGGCTGTCGGCCTCCCCGGCGAGAGTGCCGCGGCGCTCGTGGCGCAGTTCGTCCACTTCTCGGCGGGCTACGCGATCGTTGCCTCTCTCCTCTCCGGCGGGGTCCTCACGACCGGGACTGCGCTCGCTACACTCGTCCTCGGGAGCATGGTGGTCATCACCCTGATCTACATCAAGTACTCGGTGCCGCTCTACCTCTCGCTCTTCGGCAGGTTCGGCGTCAGGGTGGCGCTGGTCACGTACGCGGCGAGCATGGCCGCGAAGGTGGTCACGGTTGCGCTGGTGATGGTTCTGTTTTGA